Genomic segment of Syntrophorhabdaceae bacterium:
GTGCCGATGGGGTTGTCGGGATGGACGACGATGGCTATTCCATCATAGCAGATAGTGATAGTGCTCAGTCTCTTTTCCTCGTTCTTTAATCCCCGCGACGACATCCCCAGTTCGACGGTATTGTTGATCGTGGCCTGGATGCCCGCGGTTGAGCCGCCTCCCTGCACGTCGACGATGAAGCCCTTGTGGTCTACCATGAAATGCTCGGCAAGCTTCTCTGTGAAGGGCATGACCGACGTGGAACCGGCAATGGTGATGGTGTGTTTTCTTCCGGACTTGTCATTGAAGGTACCTGAACAGGAAAGCAGAGTGGCGATGAGAGGTAGAATTATGACCCATTTCCTCAGAAGCATATATTATTCCTGGGGATCCTTGGAATGTCTTATTATCTTTCCCTCTACGAGGAAGATGACCAGTTCGGCGATATTGACGGCGTGATCGGCCATCCGCTCCAGGTACTTGGAGATAAAGAGCACCCGGGTGGCCCGTGATATCGTCCGCATGTCCTGCATCATGTACGTCAGGAGCTCGCGAAAGATCTGGTCGAGCAGCTGGTCGACTTTTTGATCGTCCTTGGTGACCTTTCGTGCGGCGGCCACGTCTTCCTTGACAAAGGCGTCAAGACTCTCCTTGAGCATCAGCTGCACCGTCTCGGCCATCATGGGCAGATCTATGTATGGTTTGAGCTGAGGTTCCTGGTTCAGTTCCTGGACCCTCTCACAGATATTGACGGCCATGTCGCCGATACGCTCCAGGTCGTAGTTGATCTTGATGGCTGTCGTGATGAAGCGCAGGTCGCGTGCCGCAGGCTGCCGCAGAGCCAGGAGTTTGAGGCAGAACTCGTCGATCTCAACTTCGAGGGCGTTGACGACCGGATCGTCCTCTATGACCTTGTCGGCAAGGTCGGAGTTGCGCTCGAGGAGTGCCTTGATCGCTTTGTTGATAGCTTTCTCAACCAGCCCGCCTTCATAGAGGAGCTTCTCCTTGAGCTCTTTAAGCTCAAGATCAAAAGTCTTGTAGATGTGTCCTTCAAGCATTGCCTGCCTCCTGATCTGGATGGCAAGAGTATAGTCGCTTTTGCCACCGATTACAATCGGATTTTGAGGCCTGACAAGCCGTAGAAGGGGTTCCGGGCAGGGCCGCAGGACCGGTTGCTTCCCGTGAGAGGCTCGAGGTTGCCGCTCCGTCTCCTTCGGGGAGTTCAGACGACAACTACGGAATTGAAGCCGCCGAACTCGTTCATTTCCTTATGGCTGGAAGAGGGATCTTCGATCCAATTGCCGTCAACAATGAACCGGTACTGGTGGATACCCTGGGGGAGCATGATAGTTGTTTTCCAGGTTCCCTTTGCATCCTTTTTAAGAGGGCGCCCGGAGGGGTCCCAGGAATTGAAAGAACCGGCGATATAAACGTGGCTGGCCCCGGCATCGCTGAATTTAAATGTTACACGTTTCTTCGCTTGTTTTTCCGCCATTGTACCCTCCTTATTGTCCCATCATACTACCACAATCTGGTGTTTTCATCCAGAGGGCAAAGACAAAGAGGGGACTGTGCGCAAGGCCGCATCGGTCCCCTCTTTGCGAAGTGTGGTCTTCTTCTCAGGTCATGGATGCAACCGCTTTGGCTATCCTGTTCACGCCCTTTTCAATGACGTTCATGGATGTGGCAAAGGAGAGCCGGAGGTATCCTTCCTTGCCAAACTCCACACCGGGAACCACCGCGGTATGAAACTCGTCGAGAAGGATCTCTGTCAGCGTTGTCGATGAATCCACAACGCGGTCCTTGTATCGCCTTCCGAGAACAACATTGAAGTTGGGAAATACATAGAAAGCGCCTCTCGGGTCATAACAGGTCACGCCTTCAATGCCCCTCAGGCTTTTCACCAGAAAATCCTTTCTCTTCTTGAATTCGGCGACCATGGTGCCGATGAAGTCCTGCTTGCCGCTCAAGGCGGCAAGCGCCGCCATCTGCGATATGGAGGTCGGGTTCGAGGTGCTCTGGCTCTGGATGTTGCCCATGGCTTTTATAATGGCGGCGGGGCCCGCGCTATAGCCTATTCTCCAGCCCGTCATGGCATAGGTCTTGGAAACACCGTGGCATATGATGGTCCGGTCCTTGAATGCGTTGTCCATGGAAGCGATACTGACGTGGCGGTAATCATCATAGACGAGCTTCTCGTAGATCTCGTCGGAGATAAGGAAAAAGTCGTGCTCCACTGCAAGCCTGCCTATAGCCTCGAGGTTATCGCGATAGAAAACAGAGCCCACGGGATTCGAGGGATAGTTGAGAATGACTGCCTTGGTCCGGGGGGTGAGGTGTTTCTTCAGGGTGTCCGCTGTGATCTGGTAGTCGTCTTCCTCGCTGGTTTCGAGGATTACGGGCTTGCCGCCTGCAAGCTCGATCATCGGCGGATAGGATACCCAGAAGGGGGCAGGGACTATAACCTCGTCGCCTTCCTGGAAGAGGGCCTGGAACAGGTTGTAGAGACCGTGTTTTCCACCGCAGGAAACGATGACCTCTTCGCGTTTGTAGTCAAGGCCGTTGTCGCGCTTGAATTTTTCGATTATTGCGTCTTTGAGAGGATCGATGCCGGTGACGGGGGTGTAGCGGGTGAAATTGTCGTTGATGGCCTTGATGGCGGCATCTTTTATATGTGCAGGAGTGTCGAAGTCGGGCTCGCCCGCGCCGAAGCCGGCGATGTCTATTCCCTGGGCCTTGAGTGTTTTTTCCTTTGCCGAGATGGCCAGTGTAGGTGAGGGTTTCAGTGAGGCGGCTCTTCTGGATAGCATACGGCAACTCCTTTAGGTTTTTTGGATAAGGAGTAAAGGTCGGATCCATCACTCCTCACGTGCCCGAAAGGCATAGCGGATACTTTTTTACACCATGAGGGAAGGACCTGTCAATCAGAAATTGAAGAGGGTTGACAGGATTTTCGGGTGGTCACCTTCAGGACTCTGCCGGTGTTGCTTTCTATTTTGAACCGGTCGTCGATCCGGTGGCCCACGACCCAGATAATTGCATCGCCGCAGAGCAGGAGTGGAGTCTGCCTGCGTGACTCCAGCGGTATCTTCCTGGATATGAAGAAATCCTTTATCTTCACCAGCTGGTCCATACCGAGGGGGCGGAACCTGTCGCCGGGACGGAATGTGCGGATAACAAGGCTGTCGAGGGAGCCGAGCTTGCCGAGGTCGAAGTATGCCGTGAAAGCGTTCACTGGATAGGAAGGAGGAGGTTCCTTCAAGACGGTGACGGTGACATTCATCTCGAGGGGAGCGATGCAGTTCTTCCCTTCCACAAGGAGAAAGGTCTCCTTGACCGCCGCCGGAGCTTTCTTCGTGGTGAATATGAGCGTGTCATAGGCCCTGGTTATCCTGAGAGAAGAAGGCAGATCGAGGCGCAGATTTGGTCTTTGAGAGGACAACACCTTTTCGATGAGCCCGATATGTTCCCTGAGAGGGACGAAAGGCGCCAGGTTCCCGATGATTTCGCTGATGACCCTGAAACGGGTCTCTTCATCGAGTTTCATAAGCGGCCCGACGGGTACGAGAGTGTCGCCGCCGCTTTCACGCATATTCTTCGCAGCGAAGGTGCGCTTCTTTTCGTCGAAGAAGCCGTTTATCTTTGTGAGGTCCCCGAGGAGGGAAACGACCTTATCCTTGAATGCCGGGTTCAATTCGTTGAGGAGAGGAATTATCTTGTGGCGAACGTAGTTGCGTTCATAGACCGTCTTGTCGTTGGAGGAATCGCTGACAAAGGGGATGGAGCGGGCCGCGGCATAGGATTCTATCTCTGACCTGTAGGTGTTGATGAATGGCCGTACTATCCTCTCGCGCGCGGGAGGTATCGAAGACAATCCGCGGATACCCGTCCCCTTGACGAGTCTCAGAAGAAAGGTTTCGATCTGGTCGTCGAGATTGTGGGCGACGGCAACCTTCGTGTATCCCTCGCGGTCGGCCGTTTCATTGAAGAAACGGTACCGGATATCCCTGCCTGCGTGCTGGACAGAGAGTCCCATCGACCGGGCATAGCCCTTCACGTCCGCCCTTTGCACGAAACAGGGAAGCTTGCAGCGCTCCGCTGTTTCCCTCGTGAAGGCTTCGTCCCTTTCCGACTCTTCCTGTCTCAGGAGATGGTTCACATGGGCGACGGCAAGGTCGAAGGGAACCCTCTCCCGGATCTCCATGAGCACAAAAAGGAGTGTCGCCGAATCGATGCCCCCGGAGAAACCGACAAGGACACGGTCATTCTCGGCGATCATACCTTCATTCGTAATGAGTCGTGATATTTTGCGGGAGAGATCCATTCCGTGCCGTGCCGTGCCTGACAGGACAGGGGTCTTCCGCAGGTTGTCCGCCGTCACGAACAGCCCGAGCAATCAGGCGAGGAGCATCCGGCGCAGGAACCACCCGAACCACCCGACGATCTGAACTTCGATCCCGCCGAAAAGCCGAAGGAAGACATATTCTTTTGCGGGTCCCTGGCCCCGCACGCGGGGCATTCAGGGACGTCGTCCCTGAATACTATCACTTCGAATTCATTCCCGCATTCGCGGCAGGTATATTCATAGATGGGCATAATTGCCTCCGCTAGTCTCGTTTCTTCTTCATCTCCCTCGAGAGATCGGCGATGAGGTCTGTCAGCGACTGGCGATGCCTTTCCCTGGTGCCGCTATCGACCTCCATGTCCTGTGCCTTCATGGCGAGGGCGAGGGCCCTCGTGAACATGTTCTTGAAATAGAAATGGTTGGCCGACGAAAAAAGGTAAAGGAAGAGCGCGGTTGTGTTGGAGGCGTCCATTCTGGTGATGCGCTTGAAGAGTTTCCTGGCCCTGTCGAAATATTCACTATCCAGGTAGCTGGCGGCCGTTTTGAAAATGAGAAGGGTCTTACCGTCCGCGTATGCCGTGAGGAGGATCTCGTCGAAGC
This window contains:
- the phoU gene encoding phosphate signaling complex protein PhoU, which translates into the protein MLEGHIYKTFDLELKELKEKLLYEGGLVEKAINKAIKALLERNSDLADKVIEDDPVVNALEVEIDEFCLKLLALRQPAARDLRFITTAIKINYDLERIGDMAVNICERVQELNQEPQLKPYIDLPMMAETVQLMLKESLDAFVKEDVAAARKVTKDDQKVDQLLDQIFRELLTYMMQDMRTISRATRVLFISKYLERMADHAVNIAELVIFLVEGKIIRHSKDPQE
- a CDS encoding isoamylase early set domain-containing protein produces the protein MAEKQAKKRVTFKFSDAGASHVYIAGSFNSWDPSGRPLKKDAKGTWKTTIMLPQGIHQYRFIVDGNWIEDPSSSHKEMNEFGGFNSVVVV
- a CDS encoding pyridoxal phosphate-dependent aminotransferase; the encoded protein is MLSRRAASLKPSPTLAISAKEKTLKAQGIDIAGFGAGEPDFDTPAHIKDAAIKAINDNFTRYTPVTGIDPLKDAIIEKFKRDNGLDYKREEVIVSCGGKHGLYNLFQALFQEGDEVIVPAPFWVSYPPMIELAGGKPVILETSEEDDYQITADTLKKHLTPRTKAVILNYPSNPVGSVFYRDNLEAIGRLAVEHDFFLISDEIYEKLVYDDYRHVSIASMDNAFKDRTIICHGVSKTYAMTGWRIGYSAGPAAIIKAMGNIQSQSTSNPTSISQMAALAALSGKQDFIGTMVAEFKKRKDFLVKSLRGIEGVTCYDPRGAFYVFPNFNVVLGRRYKDRVVDSSTTLTEILLDEFHTAVVPGVEFGKEGYLRLSFATSMNVIEKGVNRIAKAVASMT
- the tilS gene encoding tRNA lysidine(34) synthetase TilS translates to MLGLFVTADNLRKTPVLSGTARHGMDLSRKISRLITNEGMIAENDRVLVGFSGGIDSATLLFVLMEIRERVPFDLAVAHVNHLLRQEESERDEAFTRETAERCKLPCFVQRADVKGYARSMGLSVQHAGRDIRYRFFNETADREGYTKVAVAHNLDDQIETFLLRLVKGTGIRGLSSIPPARERIVRPFINTYRSEIESYAAARSIPFVSDSSNDKTVYERNYVRHKIIPLLNELNPAFKDKVVSLLGDLTKINGFFDEKKRTFAAKNMRESGGDTLVPVGPLMKLDEETRFRVISEIIGNLAPFVPLREHIGLIEKVLSSQRPNLRLDLPSSLRITRAYDTLIFTTKKAPAAVKETFLLVEGKNCIAPLEMNVTVTVLKEPPPSYPVNAFTAYFDLGKLGSLDSLVIRTFRPGDRFRPLGMDQLVKIKDFFISRKIPLESRRQTPLLLCGDAIIWVVGHRIDDRFKIESNTGRVLKVTTRKSCQPSSISD
- a CDS encoding zinc ribbon domain-containing protein, with product MPIYEYTCRECGNEFEVIVFRDDVPECPACGARDPQKNMSSFGFSAGSKFRSSGGSGGSCAGCSSPDCSGCS